The Salvelinus fontinalis isolate EN_2023a chromosome 31, ASM2944872v1, whole genome shotgun sequence genome has a window encoding:
- the LOC129830044 gene encoding uncharacterized protein LOC129830044, which yields MALEGFNKLFHKLREAHEREVKGWLEKFQELNNRNSCETKQMEELFNKNQQLKEHQRLLTENIKQLENRLRAGLCDRCTVTQDVAKRRQQEYETSQIQSLHHISILVGKMNKMKKENQRLQEEISHLRGAQEGQSGHSSSQDATPEVRPSADISPSAVPHTTAIRSLSQPPEGATAGLSIVNTEMGHRRSFGADETLLEHRHVKGWNGKQSYKSHKPLSMSTPIPQALRPEQSTARGNTGEKRVHSVETIGQQRYPVAPYIPPHLFVLKNNPLPSSSSLSSSSLLGDEKQKCDLVHAPVPYRPFPIKSAHLSVPWPLPEHSDWGILATSVGDGLVVHPNPNSNFQTFHQQSSSNTQSRGQSTGQAWPKPGKSSAARVQDQDRQGVQHPCRDVVVQPERVFGEGLKGADSPLDLSGPGRFKSSKSPQDSKPSPTLQDVYIEGEPSNRATRTDSSPQIQDSPPSSSSFPPAPPSSSSSTPLSSQQRQSPSDHNLKEGGQSEMEEADGKADKRTGKDSEDRKDPVLTISMRPVVLLEALNYGLQNNLYSNGKSAQGTAAGSNSDDLEVESSLSGSESSQSSKRKWTRLDTDTEVPHQKEKRINLVSTVTGQEPTEVTQMTGQG from the exons ATGGCACTGGAGGGTTTCAACAAGCTCTTCCACAAACTGAGGGAGGCCCATGAGAGAGAAGTCAAAG gATGGCTAGAGAAATTTCAGGAGCTGAACAATAGAAACAGCTG TGAAACAAAGCAAATGGAAGAGCTGTTTAACAAGAACCAACAGCTGAAAGAGCACCAGCGGTTACTTACAGAAAACATCAAACAGCTGGAAAATAG GTTGAGGGCAGGGCTCTGTGACAGGTGTACTGTCACTCAGGACGTGGCCAAGCGGAGGCAGCAGGAGTATGAGACCTCCCAGATCCAGAGCCTCCATCATATTTCCATCctgg TAGGAAAGATGAACAAAATGAAAAAGGAGAACCAGAGACTGCAAGAAGAGATCAGTCATCTGAGAGGAGCACAAGA AGGTCAGAGTGGACATTCCTCCTCCCAGGATGCAACCCCGGAGGTCAGGCCGTCTGCTGACATTTCACCTTCTGCTGTGCCACACACCACAGCCATCAGGTCTCTCAGCCAGCCACCAGAGGGCGCCACTGCGGGGCTGTCCATAGTCAATACTGAGATGGGCCACAGACGTTCCTTTGGAGCTGACG AGACACTACTTGAACATAGACATGTGAAGGGATGGAATGGAAAACAATcctat AAATCCCATAAGCCTCTATCCATGTCCACTCCCATCCCACAAGCATTGAGGCCAGAGCAAAGTACAGCCAGAGGCAACACTGGGGAAAAGAG AGTCCATAGTGTGGAAACAATTGGCCAGCAGCGCTACCCTGTCGCTCCCTACATTCCCCCCCACCTGTTTGTCTTGAAGAACaaccctctcccttcttcctcctctttatcctcctcctctctacttgGAGATGAGAAGCAAAAATGTGACCTGGTCCATGCCCCGGTCCCCTACCGTCCGTTTCCTATCAAGAGTGcccatctctctgtcccctggCCCCTGCCCGAGCACTCTGACTGGGGCATCCTGGCCACCTCTGTTGGCGATGGCCTGGTGGTCCAccccaaccctaactccaacTTCCAGACCTTCCACCAGCAGAGCAGCAGCAACACCCAGAGCAGGGGGCAGAGCACTGGGCAGGCCTGGCCCAAGCCTGGGAAGAGCTCAGCCGCACGGGTCCAGGACCAGGACAGGCAGGGGGTGCAGCACCCATGTCGGGATGTGGTGGTGCAGCCAGAGAGGGTGTTTGGGGAGGGACTGAAAGGGGCTGACTCTCCTCTGGACCTGTCTGGTCCTGGGAGGTTCAAAAGCAGTAAGTCACCACAGGACAGCAAGCCCAGCCCCACACTGCAGGATGTGTACATAGAGGGAGAGCCATCTAACAGGGCCACGAGGACAGACTCCTCCCCACAGATCCAGGAcagtcctccctcttcctcttcttttccacctgctcctccctcatcctcctcttctacacctctctccaGCCAACAGAGGCAAAGCCCCAGTGATCACAACCTCAAG GAGGGCGGGCAATCAGAGATGGAGGAAGCTGACGGGAAAGCAGATAAAAGAACAGGAAAGGACTCTGAGGACAGGAAAGACCCTGTTCTGACCATCTCAATGCGTCCAG TGGTGCTCCTTGAGGCTCTGAATTATGGATTACAGAATAATCTTTACTCCAACGGCAAG TCAGCCCAAGGCACTGCTGCAGGAAGCAACTCAGACGACCTGGAAGTGGAGAGCAGTCTGTCTGGGTCAGAGAGCAGCCAGAGTTCCAAGAGGAAGTGGACTAGgctggacacagacacagagg TTCCTCATCAGAAGGAAAAGAGGATCAACCTTGTCAGTACAGTAACTGGGCAAGAGCCCACAGAAGTGACACAGATGACCGGTCAAGGATAA